The Syngnathus typhle isolate RoL2023-S1 ecotype Sweden linkage group LG14, RoL_Styp_1.0, whole genome shotgun sequence genome segment TCACCAGCCCAACGCCGCCCACTCGCTCCAAGCAGGGGTGGTAAACTCGTCCACTGGTTGGGTGCATGTAGAGTGCCTCGGGCTTGAAGTCCACCGTCAGCTTGTCTGCGCCACCACAGAACGACAGCGAGTCCCGGTCACCGGTAGCGTCCTGCAGCAGCTGCGTGAAGACCACCGGTCGGTCATCGCAACGCAGGAAGTTCCTCTCTCGCCCGCACGGGGACAGGAAGGGGAAGGCGTCCTCGTAGCGTCCGCTCTGGTTTAAACGGAGGCGACTGAAGAAAAAGACTAGGAACTGTTTGTCTGGTGAGAcaagaaaagaaatacaaacCACCATCACATTAAAAAAGACCCAAGTTTTAAGATAAAAATGCGCAAGCAGATATACGTCGACAGCAGACTTGTCTCAGGTTGTTTATATGTTGTACATTTCTAAACAACGTCAGATTCCAGTATCGAACTCGCCTCTACCTTTGAAACAGGTGACAAAATTCTTCACTTTGGTGTCATCCAGGAACAACTGCAAAGAAGGCCGCAAGCCAAAATGAAGAACATCTCAAAGAACTTTGCATGAGAAACAACCGCCGCAACTGTCACCTGCCCTTGGTGGTCAATGTAGTAGAAGTATTCTCGGATGCGTGGCTCGGGGCTCTGACCCTGCACGTACGCAGCGGCTGTTGTAAGGCTCTTGTAGCCGGTGGGCGTGCAGCGTAAAGCGGCCACACGCTGGCTGACAAGCACGGCACTTGTCCGAAGAAACAACATTAGCTCAACCTCAAAATGTACTTACACGACTAAGAGGGATCCAACGTGAGATTCGGTGTGACCAGCAAGACATGCAGAAATACTCTCATAAACAAACTTCAACTTTGACTCATGGCGTAACCCGGAAATGTTTATATGTTCGTTTTATGTTGACTACCGCCACCCAACGGTCCAAATTGGTATAGCGCTATCGTGCTGTAAATTAAATTTGTGCGTAAAACAGTGTAAGAACATCAATGCTGTGTGGTGAATAGACATGGTATCAGATTTTGTAGATTTGTACATAAATGTATCTGAACATGAAATACAGTGCTGTCATGTTTTGACGTTTACATCTGGCGGAAGATTTGTTTCACAGTACAAACGAAACAAACTATTTCCCTTAGGTGGGTGGCTAGAGCAAGAGCGAAACACAAGTTGCGTCAAAAGTGACGTACAACttcgctgactttttttttttgtcattcactcattcacgcacacacacgcacacgtagcTAACATATGTTTAAACGCCTAGGACGCTGTGTCGTACGTTAACG includes the following:
- the lg14h8orf82 gene encoding UPF0598 protein C8orf82 homolog isoform X3; this translates as MSCWSHRISRWIPLSRLFLDDTKVKNFVTCFKDKQFLVFFFSRLRLNQSGRYEDAFPFLSPCGRERNFLRCDDRPVVFTQLLQDATGDRDSLSFCGGADKLTVDFKPEALYMHPTSGRVYHPCLERVGGVGLVRSSLAIELSPFFSYASEQAQSGPPTHFLWRKQQYTLSNELARSFATEEDSRGGGL
- the lg14h8orf82 gene encoding UPF0598 protein C8orf82 homolog isoform X2, yielding MSCWSHRISRWIPLSRGQSPEPRIREYFYYIDHQGQLFLDDTKVKNFVTCFKDKQFLVFFFSRLRLNQSGRYEDAFPFLSPCGRERNFLRCDDRPVVFTQLLQDATGDRDSLSFCGGADKLTVDFKPEALYMHPTSGRVYHPCLERVGGVGLVRSSLAIELSPFFSYASEQAQSGPPTHFLWRKQQYTLSNELARSFATEEDSRGGGL
- the lg14h8orf82 gene encoding UPF0598 protein C8orf82 homolog isoform X1 encodes the protein MLFLRTSAVLVSQRVAALRCTPTGYKSLTTAAAYVQGQSPEPRIREYFYYIDHQGQLFLDDTKVKNFVTCFKDKQFLVFFFSRLRLNQSGRYEDAFPFLSPCGRERNFLRCDDRPVVFTQLLQDATGDRDSLSFCGGADKLTVDFKPEALYMHPTSGRVYHPCLERVGGVGLVRSSLAIELSPFFSYASEQAQSGPPTHFLWRKQQYTLSNELARSFATEEDSRGGGL